TTTAAACGCTGGATAACGCCAGCAAtattaaaacatcaaatactgttatttattttcttattctattttattacgtCAAATAACGACTATGTAATTATTCCATAGTATAATTAAGGCATTTTAAAACTACGTATATAtgcaaataaaagtaaaaattagaatGATCTCAAATGTCGGTATTCAGAACAAAGTCATGTCATCTAGCGTCTAAAAGTTGGAACTATTTGGCGACAAACTTGAGCATTTTCCCACGGATGGCTGCACCAGTGATTCTTTTACAGTTAATCTGTAATTGTTATATATAAGTAATAAATCTTATGATTTCTTCTAAGTCTGTATCAGTGAATGGTCCTATATCCCACCATTCCAGCCTCAGATTATTTCCTAATTACAGAATGTAATTAAACATTGATTATAGTCAATAGTCAGAGGGAAGTACAGGTGTCGCTTTCAGTCCAGTTTATGTAGAACggaactgaaataaaaataagcgCCAAAACATACAACATCCTCTGTCATCCCGGCTACTTTCCAACAAAACTTATTGGTGGTTAACTAGTGAATCAAAATTATGGCAAGTTTAATAGACCTTTGTGAACAATACTTCGGTGCACGTGATTTTTACGATGtcctaaaaatttcaagaagtGCAACTGACAAACAAGGTTTGTGTACATAACCTGTAACTGTGAGGTACATCTGTTACTGTCTTTAATtctaatatattacatttaacaaaaataactgTTGCTTACACTACTCTGCTGTCCATATCAAACAATAATCctctttgtattttttcagtgaaaaaagCATATCATCAACTATCTCTACTTGTTCATCCGGATCGTGTTGAAGATGACATCAAAGCAGAGGcaacagaaaaattcaaagtcctTGGACGAATTCATTCCATCCTCAGTGACAGcgagaaacgtaaaatttatGATCAGTCTGGTCAATACGATGAAGAGAGCGAAGAGGTTATGATGAGAAATTGGGCAGACTATTGGAAGACtctattcaagaaaataaCTGTGGaggatattaataattatgagAAGAATTACAAAGGATCTGAAATAGAAATCAAAGATCTGAAACGCGCTTACATGGACAGTAAGtgaatttaaagtttctatatcatttgtataatatatcgaagatattaatttcgatGTTATTCTTAGGTGAAGGAGATATGGACTACATCTTAGAAACTGTTCCATTTACGAGCTGTGATGACGAACCAAGGTTACATAGTATCATCCAAAATCTCATAGAGAAGGGTGAAGTACCAGAATATACTGAATTCACTCAAGAAAACGACAAAAAGAAGCAACGTAGAAAGCGTAAGGTAAGCGGTAGTTAAAGTGTCTCGACCTTCACGTAAGTACCatcttttacatattttaaaattgttctcaCTTTGTATCTGGAAAATTATCTATAAGGtcaataaatatgaatagaGCATGGGAAGGCAACACTTGATAGCCATTGGTCAGAAATTtagtcaaataaaaaatgattccatTTTTGATTAATCATCTAGATAAAGATCCCTGAGTCAAATTATTCCTTCATATCATTAAATCTACCTTCGACATTGCGTATTCCTAGCACGCGATTCGTTTTCTAATAAGTTTGCAACATCCAGCATAGGAAACATCGTACAAGTGTCGATCGCACGCAGACGGCGATGCACTCATAAATTTAAGCTTGATC
This portion of the Hylaeus volcanicus isolate JK05 chromosome 4, UHH_iyHylVolc1.0_haploid, whole genome shotgun sequence genome encodes:
- the LOC128875758 gene encoding dnaJ homolog subfamily C member 9; the protein is MASLIDLCEQYFGARDFYDVLKISRSATDKQVKKAYHQLSLLVHPDRVEDDIKAEATEKFKVLGRIHSILSDSEKRKIYDQSGQYDEESEEVMMRNWADYWKTLFKKITVEDINNYEKNYKGSEIEIKDLKRAYMDSEGDMDYILETVPFTSCDDEPRLHSIIQNLIEKGEVPEYTEFTQENDKKKQRRKRKWAKEAQEAERLEKMLKIENEENAAANNLALAIQSRNQARASQSDKFFDSLINKYAKKAEKATKKKSSPAKAAKTTKKAKKKT